The segment AAATTGTTCGTAATTTCCCATGGACTTAATTCGCCATTACCCCGAATGTATATCTGTCCTGCTCCAAATCCTCCTAAAGGGAATGCTATTTCTTTTAAATTTTCCTCTTTATAGACTTTGTTAATGATATACCTGTTATCTTCATTATCGTTTTGATTATCACAGTATAAATAGTTTTGGAAGAAAAAAATTAACAAAAAAAATAAAATTACATACACATTTTTACCCCAATACATACTCATATCCTTTCCCAAATGTCCGTAAAAATGTATCGAAAAAATTACTAAAGTTTTATTTATAAATTATTTTTGTTCTTCGGCCTCTGCTTTTTTAACAAGGTCTTCTAATACTTGAAGCAGAACATCGGTTTCCACTCCATAAGCCATGCATACTTGCTCTATCGTTTCATAACGGCTAATTCCACAATGAGCACAGCCACCAAGATGAAATGCGGCAAAAACCTCTGCAACTCGTGGGTGAACAGCCATTGCCTCTGCTACGGGCATATCCGGATAAAAGTTTTTGTTCTCTTTTTCAGACATTTATGTTCCTTTCTCAATATTTATTTTTGTTATTCTCAACAAAAAGCATAATACAACAATTCGAATAAAAACAACATACTAAAAAGTGTTATTATTTCCGTTAATAAAACAGAAAGGCAATGTTTGTGAACAGAATAAAGATTGCTACTATTAATGAATTGAATGCTAAGAAACAGGTTTTTAAGAAATTTCTTGGGAAAAACTATTTGATACGAAAAACGGGCGATAATTATGTCGTTTTTGAATATATGTGCCGACATCAAGGAGCCGACTTAAGTTCTGGAAAAGAAGAAAATGGAATAGTAACATGTCCCAGACATCAATGGAAATATAAAATAGAATCAGGCGAAAATGTAGAAGGAGATGGGAGACCACTCAAACAATGTCCTATCGAAATTATAGGAGAGAATATTTTTATTGTTTTAGGTTCAGGTAGTCAGAAGGATGAATATTAGTCCGATTTCAATAATAAAATGACAAAAGAATGCCATAAGATTATTCTCTCTTTTTTGAGACCAAAGGCATGCCACAATTGAAAAGATAAACATTCCAAACATTTCCAGCATGGGTTTAAAAATGTGGTATAGAGTTTCCAAAATAGGAACAAAAAACCAGCCACTACCTTTGGATAACTGTCTGCATGCTCTGAGAAGAAGATGACGATTTAAGAATTCCCAACCGGGTAGCCAGGAAATTATCCAGAAAAATTGTTGGAGGAAAAATTGGATTTTTTGGCTTGTGGAAATAGACCCCACTCCCTGGTAAAACATACTTAATGTAGGGGAAAGAATAACAAAAACTAGAGAAAGCAGGCAGAGCAAGCAAAAAACTAAAAATATAATATAGTCTTGTTTTTGCCAATGTTTTATAGAAAACCATTTAAAATCAATAAATTTATTAAATAAAATAAACGGCAAAATTAACCAGAAAATAAATTTATAAAGGTCAAAATTATCAAATACTGTAATAAAAGAATAGTGTTTTAATAGGGGAAATTTATATAGCACATCAGATAAAGTGAAATTAAATATTCCCCAGGAAAAGAAAAGGTGTGTATTAAAAGTAATTAGTAAATCAATATATAAAACGGAAATCGAATAGATAATTATTGTAATTGGCAGTAATGAAGAAGTTGCATATTCTGTTTCATTACTATCTTGTATTTTTTTAGCGGCTGTTGTCATTACTTATCTTTATTTACTTTTTTATAAAAACTACAGTATTTATTAATTATACATAGATTACATTTTGGATTGCGTGCAAGACAAATATTCCTACCATGAAAAACAAGCAAATGAGAAAATAATGTCCATATTTTTTCGGGTAAAATTTGCATTAAATCCTTCTCTATTTTTTCAGGATTGTCCGAAGAAGTTAGCCCTAACCTTTGGGCTAATCTTCCACAATGGGTATCAACAATAATCCCGGGTATATTAAAACATTCGCCAAGAATTACATTGGCTGTTTTCCTTCCTACTCCATGGAGTTGGAGTAAATCATCCATTGTACTGGGAACTTTCCCATCGTGTTTTTCTATTAATAATTTGCAAGTATCGATAATATGTTTTGCTTTATTCTTATAAAATCCTACGGGTCGTATACGATTTTCTAATTGTTTCTGCCCGATATGAATAAAATCTTGTGGCGATTTTAATTCCTGAAATAAGGGCTTGCATACCTGATTTACTCGTTCATCGGTGCATTGGGAAGCAAGAATTGTCATAATCAGTAATTCAAACGGCGACCTATAGTTTAAGGTGCAATGGGCATCAGGATAAAGTTGAGATAACTTTTCATATATTTTTTTTGCCTTTTCTTTTTTCTTTTTTATATCTTCTTTTTGAACCAATTTTTAAAATCCTCAACATTTTTGCAATTTAAAATTTCATTAGGTCTTAAAATCCCTTTTCGTGCAATATAAACACCGTACATAACATCTTCTATCCCTTCCATGTTATGTGCATCTACAGAGATTGTATATTTAATGTTATATTTTTTAGATTTGTAAATATTTTTCCAGTCTATGTCTAATCTCTGGGGGTTTGCATTAATCTCTATTGAAACATTATGTTCGGAACAGGCTTTTAATAGGGTATCCATTTCTAAAGGATAATCTTTCCGTGAAAGAAGAAGTCTTCCACTTATATGACCTAATATATCCAGATGAGGGTTTTTAATGGCTTTTAATAACCTTTGAGTAGCAGTGGTTTTATCCATGTCCAATTTAGTATGTATTGAGCCAATAACCACATCAAAAGCATCTAATATCTCATTCGGGTAATCCAAACTACCATCCGATTTAATATCA is part of the Candidatus Hydrogenedens sp. genome and harbors:
- a CDS encoding DUF1858 domain-containing protein, with amino-acid sequence MSEKENKNFYPDMPVAEAMAVHPRVAEVFAAFHLGGCAHCGISRYETIEQVCMAYGVETDVLLQVLEDLVKKAEAEEQK
- the nth gene encoding endonuclease III — protein: MVQKEDIKKKKEKAKKIYEKLSQLYPDAHCTLNYRSPFELLIMTILASQCTDERVNQVCKPLFQELKSPQDFIHIGQKQLENRIRPVGFYKNKAKHIIDTCKLLIEKHDGKVPSTMDDLLQLHGVGRKTANVILGECFNIPGIIVDTHCGRLAQRLGLTSSDNPEKIEKDLMQILPEKIWTLFSHLLVFHGRNICLARNPKCNLCIINKYCSFYKKVNKDK
- a CDS encoding Rieske (2Fe-2S) protein, whose translation is MNRIKIATINELNAKKQVFKKFLGKNYLIRKTGDNYVVFEYMCRHQGADLSSGKEENGIVTCPRHQWKYKIESGENVEGDGRPLKQCPIEIIGENIFIVLGSGSQKDEY
- a CDS encoding GH116 family glycosyl-hydrolase; protein product: MYWGKNVYVILFFLLIFFFQNYLYCDNQNDNEDNRYIINKVYKEENLKEIAFPLGGFGAGQIYIRGNGELSPWEITNNFNSNTNVSDAFFSIYTEDGEQTKACILQSNPGLPADGINKINFIGEFPFA